The Caloenas nicobarica isolate bCalNic1 chromosome 28, bCalNic1.hap1, whole genome shotgun sequence genome window below encodes:
- the LOC135999316 gene encoding SUN domain-containing protein 5-like, giving the protein MLVTCTSAGTKRQPEKVKGLNRMMKALKATMLVLLFGLFCFGESLQSSDLKTVSLGGVYHVAQLGTLTIWSTTEELGDPSEALSLPDQLHKLQEQLYHLHWSAKDITDRALQEGVKQGKLPGFTGWVVQEIINQALEKLEEIQVPIPDYALKSAGAAIIRSRTSPTLQTAKAKVFLYSLPVMDYMRSPELILEPENHPGNCWPFPGSQGHIFIKLSVPVIPRAVTMDHVSGTAFHGESLSGAPKDFAVYGFKEEHEEQGTFLGQFTFLAPLNPSQTFQLKNELPGVVNYIQLQVLSNWGHPDHTCLYRFRVHGAAAVSPQRVPALLSPGEPQCDVRAAAVRSELASVAFPPGEGAPSCRVAVALGRQLVLWVLWGCWSGWCLDGPRAAPTGEPTFASHGEEKGVPEKTPRGLQRLLGDQGRPRAGRGGSRTELLPNEQEPRHEVGAGDTIVEVKSRLSHSGVCKVVQ; this is encoded by the exons atgcttgttacctgcacctcagcaggtaccaagagacagCCAGAGAAGGTTAAGGGTCTGAAcag GATGATGAAGGCGCTGAAGGCAACGATGCTggtgctgctttttggtctATTCTgtttcggtgagtctctgcagagctccgacctgaAGACGGTTTCTTTAGGAG GTGTTTACCACGTCGCACAACTTGGCACCTTAACCATCTGGAGCACCACAGAAGAGTTAGGAGACCCGAGTGaagccctgtccctgccagaccagctccataagctgcaggaacagctttatcatcTGCACTGGAGCGCAAAGGATATCACAGATCGGGCTCTCcaggaaggcgtgaagcagggaaagctcccaggctttaccggatgg gtggttcaggagatcatcaatcaagccctggagaagctggaagaaatccaggtccCAATACCTGATTATGCCCTcaaatcagcag gggctgccatCATTCGTTCCAGGACTTCTCCAACCCTCCAGACTGCCAAAGCAAAGGTcttcttgtattccctgccggtgatggattacatgaggtcccctgagcttattctggag ccagaaaatcatcctggaaactgctggcccttcccaggaagtcagggacacatcttcatcaagctgtctgtgccagtcattcccagggcagtcaccatggaccatgtctcagggacagcgttccatggagaaagtctcTCCGGCGCTCccaaggactttgctgtctat ggcttcaaggaagaacacgaggagcagggaacgttcctgggacagttcactttCCTGGCACCGCTGAaccccagtcagaccttccagctgaag aacgagctccctggggtcgtgaattacatccagctgcaagtgctgagcaactggggccacccggaccacacctgcctgtatcggttcagggtgcacggt GCGGCAGCCGTGTCGCCCCAGCGTGTCCccgccctgctcagccctggggagccccagtgTGACGTCAGAGCCGCCGCTGTGAGGTCAGAGTTGGCCAGCGTGGCCTtcccgcctggggaaggagcccccagctgccgtgtggctgttgccctgggcaggcagctggtgctgtgggtgctctggggctgctggagcggtTGGTGCCTGGACGGGCCAAGGGCTGCGCCGACTGGGGAGCCCACCTTTGCCAGCCATGGCGAGGAGAAAGGCGTCCCAGAAAAGACGCCAAGGGGCCTCCAGAGGCTCCTCGGGGATCAAGGCCGACCAAGAGCcggcaggggaggcagcaggaccgAGCTGCTGCCAAATGAGCAG GAGCCCCGGCACGAGGTTGGAGCTGGTGACACGATTGTGGAAGTCAAGTCCCGGCTCAGCCACTCAGGGGTCTGCAAAGTGGTGCAATAA